A genomic segment from Malaclemys terrapin pileata isolate rMalTer1 chromosome 1, rMalTer1.hap1, whole genome shotgun sequence encodes:
- the AAMDC gene encoding mth938 domain-containing protein isoform X2 — translation MSSPEIASLSWGQMMVKGCSTTYKDCKVWPGGSRTWDWRETGTNHSPGVQPADLEEVVKKGVKTLVIGRGMSEALQVPASTVDYLKKNGIDVLVLQTEKAVKEYNTLVAQGVKVGGIFHSTC, via the exons ATGTCTTCCCCTGAAATCGCTTCCCTTTCATGGGGTCAGATGATGGTGAAAGGTTGTTCTACAACTTATAAGGACTGCAAAGTGTGGCCAGGAGGGAGCCGAACCTGGGATTGGAGAGAAACCGGGACAAAT CATTCTCCAGGTGTGCAGCCAGCTGATCTTGAAGAAGTTGTCAAGAAGGGAGTTAAAACCTTAGTGATCGGTCGTGGCATGAGCGAGGCCTTGCAG GTACCAGCATCTACTGTGGACTATCTCAAGAAAAATGGGATTGATGTGCTAGTCCTGCAAACAGAGAAGGCTGTGAAGGAGTACAATACACTGGTTGCTCAAGGTGTCAAAGTGGGAGGCATCTTCCATTCAACATGCTAA
- the AAMDC gene encoding mth938 domain-containing protein isoform X1, translated as MSSPEIASLSWGQMMVKGCSTTYKDCKVWPGGSRTWDWRETGTNLSSRRIVQRSATALPVLYGKKNMHSPGVQPADLEEVVKKGVKTLVIGRGMSEALQVPASTVDYLKKNGIDVLVLQTEKAVKEYNTLVAQGVKVGGIFHSTC; from the exons ATGTCTTCCCCTGAAATCGCTTCCCTTTCATGGGGTCAGATGATGGTGAAAGGTTGTTCTACAACTTATAAGGACTGCAAAGTGTGGCCAGGAGGGAGCCGAACCTGGGATTGGAGAGAAACCGGGACAAAT TTGTCTTCCAGAAGAATTGTTCAAAGATCAGCTACAGCGCTGCCTGTTTTGTACGGAAAGAAAAACATG CATTCTCCAGGTGTGCAGCCAGCTGATCTTGAAGAAGTTGTCAAGAAGGGAGTTAAAACCTTAGTGATCGGTCGTGGCATGAGCGAGGCCTTGCAG GTACCAGCATCTACTGTGGACTATCTCAAGAAAAATGGGATTGATGTGCTAGTCCTGCAAACAGAGAAGGCTGTGAAGGAGTACAATACACTGGTTGCTCAAGGTGTCAAAGTGGGAGGCATCTTCCATTCAACATGCTAA